The genome window AAAAGGAACACTTGAAGAGACAATAGATGCCATAAGCAAACATAAAACTGATCTTGCGGCCAAATCCATAAGTAACGATGAAACATTCCTTACAGAAATGACCGACGAAGAGTTAAAAGAAGTGTTAGAGTTGAGATTATAATCAGAATCTCATACTGAAATTAAGGCTTCTTGATGAATGTGTTAATGCACCGATAGATATGATGTCCACACCCAATTTTGCATATTCCACAATAGTTTCATCAGTTATTCCACCAGATACTTCAATCAATGAATTTTGACGAATGTTTAACTCAGATAACTTATCAATGACTTCACTTACTTCATCAGGCGACATGTTATCAAGCATTACGATATCCGCACGATTTTCAACACATTTTATTGCATCATCTAAAGTTTCCACTTCAATTTCTATTTTTTTAGAAAAGCTGGTGTTTGCCTTTGCTTTTAGCAGCGCATCCAATGGACTTTCACATGTTGCAATATGATTGTCTTTAATTAAAACCATATCATCCAAACCGAAGCGATGAGTATCCGCACCACCTACTTTAAGGGCGTATTTGTCAAATTTGGCTATTGCAGGTGAAGTTTTACGTGTTCCCGCAACCCTCACATCATAATCCTTAACCATATTAACATAATGATTGGCTGCGCTAGCCACTCCACTCATTCTCATTGACAAATTTAAAACAGTCCTCTCCAAAAGCAGAATTGTCCTTGCATCTCCGGAAACAGACATCAGCAAATCATTTTTAGAAATTGGAGTCCCATCCTTTAACCAGAACAGAACATTTATCCCATATTCTTCAAATACATCTCGAATTATATCCATACCTGCTAAAATACCTTCATCTTTAGAAATTATTTGGGCGCTGACCTCACAACCTTCATCAACAACTGCCTGTGAAGTTATATCCCCAAATCCCATATCTTCATCTAACATGTATTGAATAATCTTGTCCAAAAAATCACCTAAAAATTTAATATAATTATGAATATATATTATTTAAAGAACTATAAAAGTGATTACATTATGGAAATAATATTTTTAGGGACTTCATCTGCGGTCCATTCAAAAGAAAGAAATCATCCTTCAATAGCTCTGAAGGCTTTTGGTGATGTCATGCTGTTTGACTGTGGTGAAGGAACTCAAAGACAAATGCTTCATACAAAAGTAAGTCCTATGAAGATATCTAAAATATTTATCAGCCACTTTCATGGAGACCATATTTTAGGCCTTCCAGGGCTGTTACAGTCATTGGGGCTTCAGGACAGAAAGGAAAAATTAACAATATACGGTCCAAGAGGATTGAATAAAGTTAAAGATGCAATCTATAACTTTGGTTACTGTAAATTTGATTTTCCAATTGATTTTATTGAAATTGAATCTCAAATCATTGAAGAAACTGATGAATATATCATTAAATCACAGTTGGTAAAACATAATGTTCCATCACTTGCATATTCAATTGAAGAGAAGAAAAAACCGAGATTCTTACGTGACAAGGCTATTGAATTGGGAGTTCCTGTAGGTCCTGCTTTTGGTAAACTGCACAATGGTGAAGAAGTTGAAGTAAATGGCAAAATCATTAAACCTGAACAGGTACTTGGAGAACCTAGAAAAGGAATTAAAATAACTTACTCCGGAGATACAAGGCCCTGTGAAGAAATGATTGATCTGGCAAAAGACAGCACCATACTGATTCATGAATCCACATTTTCACTGCAGGATGAAGAAAATGCGCTTGAGCATGGCCATTCAACAGCTTCCGATGCTGCATATGTTGCCAAACATTCAAACAGCAAAGAATTGATATTGACCCATATCAGTACCCGATATAATGGAGAATTTTACAAAATACTGTTGAAAGAGGCCAGAGAAATTTTTGAAAATACCCGAATGGCCTATGACCTAATGGAAATTGAGCTATAGTGATACAATGAATATTCCTCAAACAACAATCAATGACCCCTGGATGACCCTTATTTATATACTGATTGTAATTATAATCACAACAATTATAACAAGACTTATTGCATTTTCAATGAATAGAATGAAACGATTCCATGAAAATGCGACTGTAATTTATCTTATTCGAGATATAATTAATTATATCATTTATTTCATTGCATTAATGGTTATTTTACAATTCTTTGGAATAAATCTTGCAGGAACTCTGCTGAGTGTAGGTATTGTAGGTATAGCTGTGAGTTTTGCGGCAAAAGACATTATATCCAATTTATTTTCAGGAATACTTTTGATTCTGGGAAAAAGTATTAAAGTTGGAGACACCATTGAAGTTAATGGAAAAAAAGGTTTCGTTGAAAGAATTTCACTTAGATCAACCGTTATTGTTGATGATTTAGGTGTTAAAAATCATGTTCCAAACTCAACATTAACAAATGACTATTATCTCCAGTTCAAACCTCCTGAAAAGTATAGGGTGGACATTTTGACAGGATTGCCACTTAATATTGATGTGGAAGATTTTGTAGAACATATAGTGGCAAAAATGGAAAGTTATGATGCAATAGCTGAAGACCCGAAACCTGCCGTTTTTGCGAATCAGATAAGTTTTAAACAAAGTAAGGTTAAAGTTTCATTTTGGGTAAAAGATTATAATAATAAAGACCAATATAAAATAATAATCACAAACGATATTAGAAAATATATTACAATGGGTGAGACAAATGAGTAACTCTCTTCAAGAAGAAATTTTAAAATTGAAAGACGAAAAAAATGCAATTATTTTAGCACACAATTACCAACCAAAAGAAATTCAAGAAATTGCAGATTTTCTTGGAGATTCATTGGAATTATGCATTAAAGCATCTAAAATTGACGACAAGGATTTAGTTATCTTTTGCGGTGTTGATTTCATGGCGGAAACCGCTTTTATTTTAAATCCTGATAAAAAAATTGTCATACCAACTTTAGAAGCGGAGTGCCCAATGGCACACATGTTGCCTGAGGACGTTTTACTTGAAGCAAAAAAAGAACATCCTGATGCAGGTGTTATTTTATATGTGAACAGTATTGCTGAAGCAAAACAACATGCTGACACTTTATGTACTTCCGCAAATGCAGTTAAAGTTACTGAAAGTTTACCACATGATAAAATACTATTCGGCCCTGATAAAAACTTAGGAACCCATGTTGCAGAAAAATTAGACAAAGAGATTATTCATGTCCCAAAAGACGGCCATTGCTATGTCCACAGACTATTCCATGTGGAAGATATTGAACTAAAAAGAGAACAGCATCCTAATGCAGAGGTAATTTGCCATCCAGAATGTAATATCAATGTTCAAAATGCAGCAGATAAAGTAATGTCAACCGGAGGCATGTTAAAATACATCGCTGAAAGCGACAAGGAAGAGTTTATTATCGGAACAGAAGTTGATATGATTACAAGAATCAATGCAGAAGTTCCTGGAAAAAAACTTTACCCACTCCTGGAAGGTGCAATCTGTGAAACTATGAAATTGCACACCCTGGAAAAAGTAAGGGATGCTCTTGTTAATGAAGAGCCTCAAGTAACATTACCTAAAGATGTTGCAGAAAAATCCAGAAAAGCCGTTGAACATATGTTAAATGCTAGTTAAACTAGCTTTAACTATTCTTTTAATAATTGCTCAAAAAATGAAATTACCTCATCTCCAAGATAAGAGTAATCTTCATTTTCGAAAAAATAACTTTCAAGACCCTGGTCCTGAATCAAGGTTACTGAATCTTTTACACAATCCTTAAATGGCATTAAATCCAAATCATAATCAAAATAATTCTTATTTGTCGCCACAAATAATGATTTGGCCTTTATTTTATGTAACTTATCTATAACATCAAATTGAAGATCGCATTCATTTCTAAATTTGAAATCATAAATGTCAACAAATAAACCTTCATCCAGAAAATCATCAAAAATTGCATGAATCTGATTGTTATCCAATTTACTGAAAGCTTTTTTGGAAGCTGAATGAGCAAATAATAACGAATTTATTGCAATGAGCGCCTTATTTTTTGAAATACTATATTCATCTGAATATAAATCCTCAACCGAATCAATAATGTGTTCAAAGGTTTTTCCCAGTATAAATCTATAACCGGAAGTTTTAGCTGCAGTATTTACCAGAAATATACAGTCCATCTCGTCAGGGTATTCACAGGCCCATGTTAAAACTTGAAAACCCCCTATGCCTTCACCGATTAACCCCTTTATTTTCTTAATTTTAAATTTTTCGGCTATGAACTGTCTCTTAAAATTTACCGCATCAAGACAGGTGTAATTTGGAAAATCATAATTTAAACCAGTAGTTGATGGAGAACATGACCCGGGAGTTCCTAATGAACGAATATCAATACAATACAATTTACTAAGCAGGTCAGAATTACTGTTAATATACTCCTGAGAATTTGATAAAAAGGAATAAGTTCCTTTAAAAGTTGAAAAAAACAACACCGCATTAACAATATATCCTTCATCATCATATATTGGGGTTCCGTAAGTTGCATATTCAACTTCAACATCATTAAGGACACGGCCATACTGGAATTCAAATGAATCCATTTTACAGAAACCATGTTCATTCATAATCATAAAATTTCACCTTTAATAATAAGTAATTCTTGATTACATATAAAGTTTTATTAAAAAAAATTGAATAAAATTACAATTTTCATTCCATTTCGATTTTGAAATTTGCCAAAAGTTCTCTAAAAACATCACTGACAATTTCAAATAATCACATATCTTCCAGAAAACTGGTTAAAAATACAGTCATTTCAATTTCTTCACGGGCAATGAAATCATCCAACTTTATTTTAGCAACATCACTCTGGAAAGGATATAATCTCTCATCAAAATACATTTTGATTTTTAACATGCCCTCATGAATTTCACATTCTTCAGACAGATTGTTATGGAGATAATCCAACTGATTTGAAGACAGCCCGGATACGAAATATTCTATGAAATACTGTCCGTCAGCTTCACCATAATTTTCAATTTTAACCCTCATCAAAAATCACTCATAAACTCCTTAAGCTCGTAAGATATATTTTCAAGTTCATTAAAACATAAATGACCCAATTGAGAATCCATTATAATCAATTCAGAATTTTTTATCAATTTTGACATTGGAATTCCGTCAAGTTCCGGCGGGAAATGCGGGTCTTGCTTACATGAAACAATCAAAACTTTGGATTTGATTTTATCCAAATCATTTTCAACATTGAACTCCATGCTGGCCTTGTTGCAGTATTTTAAATCATAGATATCTGTTTCAATCATTTCATTTCCGAATTCTTCAAATTCAATACTTAACTCATCATTAGTTTTGCTTCTTAAAGCTTCCTTTGAAAGCCCAAAATTGAATTCTGCTAAACAAGCTATTCTTAAAGTTCGAATTAATGAATATGTCAATTCTCCTTTCGCATAATCCGGATCAGATTCAATGATTTCATCCACAAATCTTGAAAGGATAAAATCATGACCTGCAACCTTGTAGCTACTTACACCACAGATAATGAAGTCTTGAAAGTCAGGGTATTCGATTGCCTGGGTTAGGCCAACGAAACCTCCCATGGAATTTCCAATTAGTCCCAGAATATGGTCAATGTTGAATTTTTCAGATAAGAATTGTTTTTGAAAATTAACTACGTCAAGCATAGTATATTTGGGGAATTTATTTTTCAAACCAGTCTGTGATGGAGAACATGATCCTGCAGAACCTAAAGCAGTTAGACTAATAAAATAATATTTATTACTGTCAAACGGACAATCAGGATAGGTTAACGGCAAAATCTTATTAATGCCCTCGAAGCTGCCTAAGGAACCGCTGCAGTAAAGAATTGCATTGCTGATTAAACCATTTTCATCATGTTTTGGAGTTCCGTAAGTCATATATTCGACTTTAACATCGTTTAACACTTCTCCATTTTCAAATCTGAAAGAATCCATTATGAACTCTTCTTTTTTATTTTCAAAAAATTCTTCATCAAAAATATAAATTCCTCCTAAAACTTATCAATATATCTAAAAAACAAATTATTTAAATTAAACTAGACAATGTTATTGTGATGAAATATAAAATTTTAGAACACCCCAACAGTGATGAGGCATACGATTTAGTTCATGAAGCTTTAAGAAAAAGAGCGACTATAACAATCTTTGCTTGTTGTAAAGTGAATTATGAAGGTCGTGCATTAAGTGAATTAAACTGGGGAGAAAGAATAATAATGATAAAGCCGGATGGAACATTTTTAATCCATCAGGAAAAGAAAGTGGAACCTGTTAACTGGCAACCTCCAAAATCAAAAACAAGAGCTTACATTAAAAATGAAAACTTATTCCTGGAAAGTCACAGAAGGACTCCAAAAGAACTTTTGACAGTTGAAATAAGACAAATCCAATTTATTAATTATGCCAATATTGAAGACTTCGAAGAATTGGAACAGGCAGGATACGAAAAAGACATGGGCGATATGATAATGGATAAACCCCATATGATTGAAGAGGGATTTACTCCAACTGCAAGAGAATACAGTGTGGAACATGGATTTATTGACATTTTAGGAAAAGACAGTGACAATAACTTAATGATTCTTGAGCTAAAAGCCCGTAAAGCAGGCGTTAATGCTGTCAAACAACTTAAAAGATACCTTCTGGATTTTGAAAACACTGAAAATGATTATCTTAGAGAATGCCAAGCACAAAAAAAGAAAATAAGAGGTTTGCTTGTAGCACCATCAATCATGGATGATGCATTAGAAATGATTGAGGAAGAAGGTATCGAATTTGTATCAATAGAACCCCCTCGTGAATTGAAAAGAGATAAAAAAGTAACATTGGATGCATTTTAGTCTAATGCATCTTCAATTTTTTTAAGCTCATTTTTGTAGAATTCCTTAGTGAAATCATTAGCCGGAATTGAAGTGGTTACATGACACTCCTTTTCTAGTTTATATATTAGATATTCTTCATTCTGAAGAGGAACAGTACTGTCTTCATCCAATAATTCCAAACCTTCCAATTCGGCCATTATATTGTCAAATTCTTCTTGTTCTAATGAAATGACATCATCCAATTCCATTTCTTGAACTTTAGGATTTAACTGCATAGCAATAGCTACAAAACCATTAACTTCCTTATCTGAAATTGAAAATCTTGAATTCCTGATTTCATCCATGGAAAATTTAATATGGGTAATGGTGTTTTTTGTAACTGGAATCTCATGGGACAGTCCAATTTGATTAATTTCATAGTTATTTTTCCAATCCCCAATTTTATAGATTGCATAATTCATATCATTAACATTAATTTTTTCGTCAGCCATCATATCACAATCATAAATATATTTTTATAATAATAAAAACATTATTATAAATATACATTATTAATAAAATGTAAATTTTAATGGAGGTTAAGTTGTGAAAAAATGTCCTGAATGTGGAAATCCTAGTTATGATGGAGCTCCTGTTTGTGGAAATTGTGGATATAACTTCCCCAAACCAAAAGTTAAAGCTCGTAAAAAAGACAGCATATTTCAAAATGAACAACGAGCTGAAATTCCTAAAAAAGAGAACATCATTCGCGAGGAACCAAAAGTTGATATTTCCAAAGATAAGCCAAAAGTGGAAAAACCTTCCAATCAACAAAGTACACTCGACATAATTAAAGAAAAAAAACTTATTATTGGAGCCATTGTGCTTATTACTTTAATTGTAATTTGTGGAATTGTCCTTACAGGGTCAAATAAAAACACCTCTCCTATTCAAGGCAGTAGTAATTTACTTGAATATAATGCTGGTGATTTTGCATTCAAATACCCTGAAAGTTGGAATAGTGTAAATCTTAGTGATGCAGATCATGAAGGCGCTGTATTTTTCCAAAATGATAATAATACAATTATAGAACATTATAACATTACAAGTAGTGCTAGTTCACTAAAAGACATCAATCAACAAAGAATCAGTCATGCATTAAGTAATGGTGACGCTATTGAACTTGTTGAAACCGTCACATTAGATGGCAGAAACGGGTCAAACATCATTGTTGAAAATGCCGATGGAAACTACACCAGATATGTTTCAATGTTTACTGATGGAGAATTATACGTGTTCAAGATTACTGGAGATTCTATTAACTCCATTACATCAGACAGCATCAATCAAGTAGTTAATTCCGCAGATATTATTTAAGTATGATTTAATTCATACTTATTTTTCTTATTTTAAAAGGTCATAATATGACAAAAATCAAAATTGCTCTTTGTCAAATGAATGTCATTGACAATAAAGAGGAAAATTTAAAAAAAGCAAGTTCAATGATTAATAAGGCTTGCAAGAATGCTGATTTTATTGTTTTACCTGAAATGTTTAACTGTCCCTATTCTAATGATAAATTTATAGAATATGGTGAAGTGGAAAATGACAGTTACACATTAAACCAGATATCCTCATTAGCTAAATCCAATAAGACATACATTTTAGCAGGCTCAATTCCTGAAAAAGAAAATGAAAAACTTTACAATACATCCTATCTTTTCAACAAAGAAGGAGATATTATAGCAAAGCATAGAAAAATGCATCTTTTTGATATTGATGTTAAAGATAAGATTACTTTTAAAGAATCCGATGTTTTAACAGCTGGAGATGAATTTACCACCGCTGAAACAGAATTTGGAAAAATAGGTATTGGAATCTGCTATGACATCCGTTTTCCAGAGCTTGCACGAATTATGGTGGAAGACGGAGCATTAATATTATTCTACCCCGGCGCATTCAATATGACCACCGGCCCTGCCCACTGGGAACTTCTTTTTAAATCACGTGCTCTGGACAATCAGGTTTATTGCGTGGGAGTTGCACCTGCATTAAACAGGGACGCATCATATCACAGTTTCGGACATTCAATAATTACAAATCCCTGGGGCGAAATTATAGCAGAAGCTGGTGAAAAAGAGGAAATAATATATGGTGAAATTGATTTAGATGAAATAAAAAAAATAAGGGAAGAACTTCCTCTTTTAAAAAATAAAAGAGAAGATCTCTATGAAATTATTAAAAAATAACTATTTCAATTTAGCCAATCTTTTCTCGAAGTAAGGTAATTTCTTTTCATTATCAGCAAATACTTCAATTGCAGTTTCAATGACCCTTATTTCATTGTCTCTATCATTAGCTTTTCTGTAAAGAACACATAATCTTTTATATGGAGCATCTTTAGGCTGTTTTGCATCAACATATCTTTCGTATTCTTTTATAGCTTTTTGAAGATTGGTTTTTTCCATTTCTTTAATTGTACTCATAGGTATTACTTTAACAATGGATTTTCCTGAAGATTTAGCTTTTTGTCTTTTTTGTGCTTTTTTAATAGCTTTATTACATGATTTTTTGAAATCCTTATCCTCTTCTGATTTTCTTGCTTTTTTAATCAAATTGATTGATTCATCTGTTGCAATATCCCCTAATGCCTGGATTGCAGCGAGTCTGACACCCCAATCTTCATCTTCAAGACATTTTGCAATAGTATCCAATTCATCTTCAGCCTGAAGATCACCAAGAGAACGTACTGCAACTTTTCTAACACCAAAATCTTCATCTTCAGTTGCTTCAACAAAATAAGGAATAACTTTTTTATCTTCAGTTTCTTTAAGTGCAAAAGCTAAAAAACGTTTGTCTTTACCTTCTGCATTTTTAAATTCATCAATTAATTTATCGACAGCCACATCCCCCATACTACCTAAAATTTCAGCTGCTTTAAATCTTACTTGAGCATTTTCATCAGTGGTAGCTTTAATCAATGGTTCAATAGCTGATTCATCATTAGTTCCAACTAATGATTCTATAGCTTCTTTTCGAACTTTAACATCATCATTTGATAAGTTGTTAATAGCTTCATCAAAACTTAAATTAGACATGATATTAAATTAGTTTTTAAGAATATATAAATACCCATTACACATGACCGTTTAAAATTCATATGAAACAGAAAACAGTTAGTCAAAAAAAGTAAAAATAATTAGACACTAAAAAAGAAATTTACATCGATTAATTATCGAAAAAAAGAAAAAAAGAAAATTGAAAATAAAATTTTCAATTTAAATACAGGTGTATCCACCATCTACAGCAATTGCTTGACCAGTTACGTAACTGGATTTAGGGGATGCTAAGTATACAACAGTGGAGTCTAATTCACCATCAACACCAGATCTTCCAACAGGTACAACAGTTTTTGTGTATGCTTTGTATTCGTCATTGTCGATAGTTGAACGAGTAAGTTCTGTTGGGAAAGTACCTGGACAGATTGCATTTACAGTAATGTTGTATTTTGCCCATTCTGCTGCTAATTGTCTTGTGAGGTTTACTACTCCACCTTTTGCAGCTGCATATGGGGATGTTGGGGTTGCCATTGTTCCAACTAAACCAAACATAGATGCGGTGTTAATGATTCTTCCGTATTTTTGTGGAATCATTGCTTCACGAGCAACAGCTCTTGACATTTTGAAGGTACCTGTGAGGTCTACATCAACAGTTTTGTTCCATTCATCGTCAGTTAATAATTCTGCTTCTTTTGTTGCTCCGTATCCTGCATTGTTGTGGAGGATATCAATTCTTCCAAAGTGATCCATGACTTCTTTTACGCAATTTTCAACACTTTCAGTATCGGTTACATCACAGACTACGCCGATGCAGTCTACGCCAAGTTCTTTAATTTCTTCTGCAACTTGATCTAATCTTTCTTTCCTTCTTCCGGTAACTACGATGTTAGCACCATATCTTGCATATGCTTTTGCCATATCAACACCAATACCGGAGGATGCTCCGCTTACTAAAGCTACTTGTCCTGATAAATTAAATAAATCATTCATGTTTTCACGCTCCACCACATAAATTAACATCATAAGTTATTCATATGGTTAATATAAATTATGTCAAGATTAGTTTATAAATTTTTCATTTTTATATCATTTTTTAGAATAAAAGTTGATTGTTGATGGATTATATCTAATATTTTTGACATTTAGACAATTCATGTTTAATTTCTATTATAGGACTCCATTTCTATAACCCCCATATTTAAATTAGAATCTAATTTAACGTGAAAAAAATCATATTTAATAACGATTAATACAAAATTAAAACCATAGAAAATTATCAAAAAGGGAACCTGCGAAAATGATTGAAGAGCAAACAAAAAGTTATACCAAAAAGCAAATTTTAAAAACCCTACATCCATGGGTTCAAAAATGGTTTAACTCAAAGTTTAAAGACTTTACTCCTGCACAGAAAAAATCAATCATTGACATCCACAAAAGAAATAACATCTTAATTTCATCACCGACAGGTTCAGGTAAAACATTGACCGCATTTTTATCTGTCATCAGCGAACTGACATCACTTGCCGAAAAAGATCAATTGGAGGACAAGGTTTATTGCATTTACATCTCACCATTGAAGGCATTGGATAACGATATCGAAAAAAACTTGGATGAACCCCTGAAGGGAATTGAAGAAATAGCCGGCCGTGATTTAGGAATTAGAAAAGCCGTAAGAACAGGAGACACTTCCCAGTATCAAAGGCAGAAAATGCTTAAAAAACCGCCGCATATTCTGATTACTACCCCCGAAACATTATCCATTTTGCTTGTTGCACCGAAATTTAGGGAAAAATTAAGTGGGGTGAAATATGTCATAATAGACGAAATTCACTCATTGGCCGAGAATAAACGTGGAGTTCACCTCAGTTTATCTTTGGAAAGACTGCAGCATCTAATAGGACAGTACACCCGTATCGGATTGTCTGCAACAGTAAGCCCGATTGAGGAAGTTGCACGATTTTTAGTAGGCTATGAATACGGAGTTGAGCGGAACTGCAAAATTGTAAATGTAAATTATTTAAAAGAGCTGGACATGGAAGTAATGTGTCCGGTAAGCGATATTGTTCTAGCTGACGAAGAGGACACCAGACTCGGAATGTATGATTTACTGGATGATTTGATTTGGGAAAACAAGACCACATTAGTATTTACCAATACCCGTAGCGGAACAGAGAGATTTGTCTATAATTTAAAGAAAATGTATCCAATGCACTATAATGATACAAACATTATGGCACACCACTCATCACTATCCAAGGAAGTGCGCCTGGAAACCGAAAACAAACTAAAAGAGGGAAAACTGAAAGCAGTTATCTCATCAACATCTCTTGAACTTGGAATCGATATAGGATACATTGATCTGGTCGTTTTAATCAATTCACCAAAATCCGTATCCAGAGCCCTTCAAAGGATTGGAAGAAGCGGTCACAGATTGCATGAAAAATCTAGGGGAAAAATCATTGTTACCGACCGTGACGATTTAGTGGAATGTTCCGTATTGCTTAAAAATGCAAAAGAAGGTAAAATCGATAAAATATCAATACCAACAAACTGCTTGGACGTTTTAGCACAACACATTTATGGGATGAGCATTGAAAATCCATGGGACATTGACTATGCATATGATGTGATTTGCAAAAGCTACTGCTATAGACATCTCACAAGGGACGATTATGAAGATGTTTTAAGTTACATGGCCGGAGAATATCCTGAACTTGAAGAAAGATACGTTTATGCAAAGATTTGGATTGATTATAAAGAAAATACCTTTGGAAAACGTGGAAAACTAGCTAGAATGCTTTATTCAACAAACATCGGAACAATACCAGATTCATCTGGAGTTTTGGTTAAATGTGATGGAGAAACCGTTGGTAAAATAGAAGAAACATTCATGGAAAGACTTAAAAAAGGAGATACATTCGTTTTGGGCGGTAGAACCTACAGATTCAACTACGGAAAAGGAATGACAATCAATGTAACTCCAGCAAGCGGACCTCCGACAATACCTTCATGGTTTTCACAGCAGCTCCCACTGGCTTTTGACCTAGCAATGGACATACAGCAATTCAGAGACCACATGGATTCTAAATTCCAATATCGCAGAAGCAAAGAGGAAATCATGGAATTTATTCATGAATACTTATACGTAGACGATTTTGCGGCAAATTCCATATATGAATATTTCGTGGAACAATTCAAATATGCTAAAATCCCAACCAAACGCAGGTTATTAATCGAATATTATAAAGGATTTGGCGGAAGACGCTTTGTCATATTCCATTCATTATTCGGAAGAAAGGTCAACGATGCCCTTTCAAGAGCTGTCGCATACATTGTTGCTCAAAAATACAACATGAACGTTACCATTTCAATATCCGATAACGGATTCTATTTATCATCAGACAGTAAAATCGGAGGGCTCGAATCATTTAGAGAAATAAATCCTGAAAACTTTGAAACCATTCTGATTAATGCATTGAATAAAACAGAAACTTTAGCTTCAAGATTCAGGCATTGTGCCGGAAGATCCCTGATGACACTTAGAAGAT of Methanobrevibacter sp. contains these proteins:
- the nadC gene encoding carboxylating nicotinate-nucleotide diphosphorylase, with the translated sequence MDKIIQYMLDEDMGFGDITSQAVVDEGCEVSAQIISKDEGILAGMDIIRDVFEEYGINVLFWLKDGTPISKNDLLMSVSGDARTILLLERTVLNLSMRMSGVASAANHYVNMVKDYDVRVAGTRKTSPAIAKFDKYALKVGGADTHRFGLDDMVLIKDNHIATCESPLDALLKAKANTSFSKKIEIEVETLDDAIKCVENRADIVMLDNMSPDEVSEVIDKLSELNIRQNSLIEVSGGITDETIVEYAKLGVDIISIGALTHSSRSLNFSMRF
- the rnz gene encoding ribonuclease Z; amino-acid sequence: MEIIFLGTSSAVHSKERNHPSIALKAFGDVMLFDCGEGTQRQMLHTKVSPMKISKIFISHFHGDHILGLPGLLQSLGLQDRKEKLTIYGPRGLNKVKDAIYNFGYCKFDFPIDFIEIESQIIEETDEYIIKSQLVKHNVPSLAYSIEEKKKPRFLRDKAIELGVPVGPAFGKLHNGEEVEVNGKIIKPEQVLGEPRKGIKITYSGDTRPCEEMIDLAKDSTILIHESTFSLQDEENALEHGHSTASDAAYVAKHSNSKELILTHISTRYNGEFYKILLKEAREIFENTRMAYDLMEIEL
- a CDS encoding mechanosensitive ion channel domain-containing protein, translated to MNIPQTTINDPWMTLIYILIVIIITTIITRLIAFSMNRMKRFHENATVIYLIRDIINYIIYFIALMVILQFFGINLAGTLLSVGIVGIAVSFAAKDIISNLFSGILLILGKSIKVGDTIEVNGKKGFVERISLRSTVIVDDLGVKNHVPNSTLTNDYYLQFKPPEKYRVDILTGLPLNIDVEDFVEHIVAKMESYDAIAEDPKPAVFANQISFKQSKVKVSFWVKDYNNKDQYKIIITNDIRKYITMGETNE
- the nadA gene encoding quinolinate synthase NadA, with protein sequence MSNSLQEEILKLKDEKNAIILAHNYQPKEIQEIADFLGDSLELCIKASKIDDKDLVIFCGVDFMAETAFILNPDKKIVIPTLEAECPMAHMLPEDVLLEAKKEHPDAGVILYVNSIAEAKQHADTLCTSANAVKVTESLPHDKILFGPDKNLGTHVAEKLDKEIIHVPKDGHCYVHRLFHVEDIELKREQHPNAEVICHPECNINVQNAADKVMSTGGMLKYIAESDKEEFIIGTEVDMITRINAEVPGKKLYPLLEGAICETMKLHTLEKVRDALVNEEPQVTLPKDVAEKSRKAVEHMLNAS
- a CDS encoding alpha/beta fold hydrolase gives rise to the protein MIMNEHGFCKMDSFEFQYGRVLNDVEVEYATYGTPIYDDEGYIVNAVLFFSTFKGTYSFLSNSQEYINSNSDLLSKLYCIDIRSLGTPGSCSPSTTGLNYDFPNYTCLDAVNFKRQFIAEKFKIKKIKGLIGEGIGGFQVLTWACEYPDEMDCIFLVNTAAKTSGYRFILGKTFEHIIDSVEDLYSDEYSISKNKALIAINSLLFAHSASKKAFSKLDNNQIHAIFDDFLDEGLFVDIYDFKFRNECDLQFDVIDKLHKIKAKSLFVATNKNYFDYDLDLMPFKDCVKDSVTLIQDQGLESYFFENEDYSYLGDEVISFFEQLLKE
- a CDS encoding DUF5750 family protein, coding for MRVKIENYGEADGQYFIEYFVSGLSSNQLDYLHNNLSEECEIHEGMLKIKMYFDERLYPFQSDVAKIKLDDFIAREEIEMTVFLTSFLEDM
- a CDS encoding alpha/beta fold hydrolase, whose amino-acid sequence is MDSFRFENGEVLNDVKVEYMTYGTPKHDENGLISNAILYCSGSLGSFEGINKILPLTYPDCPFDSNKYYFISLTALGSAGSCSPSQTGLKNKFPKYTMLDVVNFQKQFLSEKFNIDHILGLIGNSMGGFVGLTQAIEYPDFQDFIICGVSSYKVAGHDFILSRFVDEIIESDPDYAKGELTYSLIRTLRIACLAEFNFGLSKEALRSKTNDELSIEFEEFGNEMIETDIYDLKYCNKASMEFNVENDLDKIKSKVLIVSCKQDPHFPPELDGIPMSKLIKNSELIIMDSQLGHLCFNELENISYELKEFMSDF
- the nucS gene encoding endonuclease NucS, translating into MKYKILEHPNSDEAYDLVHEALRKRATITIFACCKVNYEGRALSELNWGERIIMIKPDGTFLIHQEKKVEPVNWQPPKSKTRAYIKNENLFLESHRRTPKELLTVEIRQIQFINYANIEDFEELEQAGYEKDMGDMIMDKPHMIEEGFTPTAREYSVEHGFIDILGKDSDNNLMILELKARKAGVNAVKQLKRYLLDFENTENDYLRECQAQKKKIRGLLVAPSIMDDALEMIEEEGIEFVSIEPPRELKRDKKVTLDAF